In one Paenibacillus antri genomic region, the following are encoded:
- a CDS encoding extracellular solute-binding protein yields MARPSRSEFTARIRALADRVREDIASGALQPGDFLPSEVELGGTFGLSKESVRKALDALVEEGLIVKMKRVGNRVVRPPERKPDRVVAAAGEERTTLRFAYYPSLETEARIASSIATFERAYPSVAVRAIPTPFPAEYAEHGIADVIALTNWDALKWKERDPSFARLGAAPRTEAAHASLFAPFLRADGRAAAAPFVYSPIVLCYNREHLAACSLEEPQPDWTWYTLLKAARVLGGELGVTGFASHMQSVNRWTVFLLQNGFRFQEGEGARAADHPALWDSLRVARELVHQQEGGRRFWTENDADAERWFQEGRVSMIMTSYFGLNRLLHAGIDYGVSRLPRLRYDATLLLVTGLAVAADAKHAEAAEAFVRFLCGREAQLGIRRDTLTLPAHPEALAVQGGLTGNRPSREPDPAELWDACRDYEDLRLGTSALEAIREELKGYWSKLEDETEASLRLESLLLGK; encoded by the coding sequence ATGGCCAGGCCGAGCCGAAGCGAATTTACGGCCCGCATCCGCGCGCTCGCGGATCGGGTGCGCGAGGACATCGCCTCCGGCGCGCTGCAGCCGGGAGACTTCTTGCCCTCCGAGGTGGAGCTGGGAGGTACATTCGGGCTGAGCAAGGAATCGGTCCGGAAGGCGCTGGACGCGCTGGTGGAAGAGGGCTTGATCGTGAAAATGAAACGCGTCGGCAATCGAGTCGTCCGGCCGCCCGAGCGAAAGCCGGATCGCGTCGTCGCCGCGGCGGGCGAGGAGCGGACGACGCTTCGCTTCGCCTATTACCCGTCGCTGGAGACGGAAGCGCGGATCGCGTCGTCGATCGCCACCTTCGAGCGGGCGTACCCGTCCGTCGCGGTGCGGGCGATTCCGACGCCGTTCCCCGCCGAGTATGCTGAGCACGGCATCGCGGACGTCATCGCGCTGACGAATTGGGACGCGCTCAAGTGGAAGGAGCGGGATCCGTCGTTCGCGAGGCTCGGGGCCGCGCCGCGGACGGAAGCCGCGCACGCGTCGTTGTTCGCTCCGTTCCTGCGCGCGGACGGACGGGCGGCGGCCGCGCCGTTCGTCTATTCGCCGATCGTGCTTTGCTACAACCGCGAGCATCTCGCCGCTTGCTCGCTGGAGGAGCCTCAGCCGGACTGGACGTGGTACACGCTGCTGAAGGCCGCCCGCGTCTTGGGCGGCGAGCTCGGCGTCACGGGGTTCGCCTCCCATATGCAGTCCGTGAACCGATGGACGGTGTTCCTGCTGCAGAACGGTTTCCGCTTCCAAGAAGGGGAAGGGGCGCGAGCGGCGGACCACCCCGCGCTGTGGGACAGTCTGCGGGTCGCGCGCGAGCTCGTCCATCAGCAGGAGGGCGGGCGCCGGTTCTGGACGGAGAACGACGCGGACGCGGAGCGATGGTTCCAGGAGGGACGGGTCTCGATGATCATGACCTCTTACTTCGGGCTGAACCGGCTGCTGCATGCCGGCATCGATTACGGCGTGTCGCGGCTGCCGAGGCTTCGGTACGACGCTACGCTGCTGCTCGTCACGGGACTCGCCGTCGCGGCGGACGCGAAGCATGCCGAAGCGGCGGAAGCGTTCGTTCGCTTCCTGTGTGGCCGGGAGGCGCAGCTCGGCATTCGCCGCGACACGCTGACGCTCCCCGCGCATCCGGAGGCGCTGGCCGTTCAGGGCGGGCTTACCGGAAACCGGCCGTCGCGCGAGCCCGACCCGGCGGAGCTGTGGGACGCTTGCCGGGACTACGAGGATCTCCGCCTCGGGACGTCGGCGCTCGAGGCGATTCGCGAGGAGCTGAAGGGGTACTGGTCGAAGCTCGAGGACGAAACCGAGGCCAGCCTTCGGTTGGAATCGCTGCTGCTCGGCAAGTAG
- a CDS encoding M15 family metallopeptidase produces MKVFKYIVLPVIAAAAVWFGAPYAAEFLQPDTSAQAPSEAPTDEPAEQPSEAEGETPSEPGDVPASGTPEEAPPSDEPAEEAPAAEEPQEPASPFTEEAKAAILFVNKEHPLDAKYKPDDLVVPDVKFSFDGDNPKKQLQRVAAEALEALFAQAEEDGIELRAVSGYRSYATQKAIFERNASIKGEEEANRTSAYPGQSEHQTGLAMDVSAASVNYALEEAFGETVEGIWLAENAASHGFIIRYPKDKEDVTGYKYEPWHLRYVGVDIAEFVTEQGLTLEEFLEE; encoded by the coding sequence ATGAAAGTTTTTAAATACATCGTGCTGCCGGTCATCGCGGCCGCGGCCGTCTGGTTCGGGGCGCCGTACGCGGCCGAATTCCTGCAGCCGGATACGTCCGCGCAGGCGCCGTCCGAGGCGCCGACGGACGAGCCCGCCGAACAACCGTCGGAGGCCGAAGGCGAGACGCCGTCCGAGCCGGGAGACGTTCCGGCGTCGGGAACGCCGGAGGAGGCTCCGCCGTCGGACGAGCCTGCCGAGGAAGCGCCCGCGGCGGAGGAGCCGCAAGAGCCGGCTTCGCCGTTCACCGAAGAAGCGAAGGCCGCGATCTTGTTCGTCAATAAGGAGCACCCGCTCGACGCGAAGTATAAGCCGGACGATCTCGTCGTGCCGGACGTGAAGTTTTCGTTCGACGGCGACAACCCGAAGAAGCAGCTGCAACGGGTCGCCGCGGAGGCGCTCGAGGCGCTGTTCGCGCAGGCGGAGGAGGACGGCATCGAGCTGCGGGCGGTATCCGGCTATCGGTCGTACGCCACGCAGAAGGCGATCTTCGAGCGCAACGCGAGCATTAAGGGCGAGGAAGAAGCGAACCGAACGAGCGCGTATCCCGGGCAGAGCGAGCATCAGACCGGCCTGGCCATGGACGTGTCCGCGGCCAGCGTGAACTATGCGCTCGAAGAAGCGTTCGGCGAGACGGTCGAAGGCATCTGGCTGGCGGAGAACGCGGCGAGCCACGGCTTCATCATCCGCTACCCGAAGGATAAAGAGGACGTCACCGGCTATAAATACGAGCCGTGGCATCTGCGCTACGTCGGCGTCGACATCGCCGAGTTCGTGACGGAGCAGGGACTTACGCTGGAAGAGTTTCTAGAAGAATAA
- a CDS encoding DNA polymerase domain-containing protein, with protein MSPAYAPSKTQKGVVTIDGHELTVTNPNKPLWPDVGITKLEFLDRLIALSPYLLSYTSNRYLTTIRWPHGVGDEFFYQKNCPKGAPDFVKTAPLGDINYIVLDSLPTLVWLGNLACLEFHPSLHYLNDELPAEWLIDIDPTLEEEPRIMEAAKIVVDLLASLGVQSVAKTSGATGVQVYVPIRRGYTFEQLRSIGKFLGDYLVQAHPKLFTIERLKKDRGTLIYFDYLQHWYGKTLSAPYTPRAKKGGSVSTPLFYDELHPRVKPSDFHLRNIEARLSAHGDLIRRVPPQSLDRILAGLRAPGSR; from the coding sequence ATGAGCCCCGCGTACGCCCCTTCGAAAACGCAAAAAGGCGTCGTCACCATCGACGGACACGAGCTGACCGTCACGAATCCGAACAAGCCGCTCTGGCCCGACGTCGGCATCACGAAGCTGGAATTCCTCGATCGGCTCATCGCCCTGTCGCCTTATTTGCTCTCCTACACCTCGAACCGGTACCTTACGACGATTCGCTGGCCGCACGGCGTAGGCGACGAGTTTTTCTATCAGAAAAATTGCCCCAAGGGCGCGCCCGACTTCGTCAAGACGGCGCCGCTCGGCGACATCAACTACATCGTGCTGGATTCGCTGCCGACGCTCGTTTGGCTCGGCAATTTGGCCTGCCTCGAATTCCATCCGTCGCTGCATTACCTGAACGACGAATTGCCCGCGGAATGGCTCATCGACATCGATCCGACGCTCGAGGAGGAGCCCCGTATCATGGAAGCGGCGAAGATCGTCGTCGACCTGTTGGCCTCGCTCGGCGTCCAGAGCGTCGCGAAGACGTCCGGGGCGACCGGCGTGCAGGTGTACGTGCCGATTCGGCGCGGATATACGTTCGAGCAGCTTCGCTCCATCGGCAAATTCCTAGGCGACTACCTCGTGCAGGCGCATCCGAAGCTGTTCACGATCGAGCGGCTGAAGAAGGATCGCGGCACGCTCATCTATTTCGACTATTTACAGCATTGGTACGGGAAAACGTTGTCCGCGCCCTATACGCCTCGAGCGAAGAAGGGCGGCAGCGTGTCGACGCCGTTGTTTTACGACGAGCTCCACCCCCGGGTGAAGCCGTCCGACTTCCACCTGCGCAACATCGAAGCCCGCTTGTCCGCGCACGGGGATCTCATCCGCCGCGTGCCGCCGCAGTCGCTCGACCGAATTCTTGCCGGCCTGCGCGCTCCGGGCTCGAGGTAA
- a CDS encoding (Fe-S)-binding protein, with protein MKVSLFITCLSDAIYPRVGEAMVRLLAKYGVAVDFPASQTCCGQPAFNSGYWDEARASAKTLVEAFDDSDFVVSPSGSCTGMIHHYFPKLFQDDPAMLAKANALAAKTYEFTQFLVQVLGVEDVGASFPHKVTYHPSCHGSRLLGIKNEPATLMANVRGMELVPLPFAEDCCGFGGTFAIKMCDISGAMVSEKADHVLETEAEVLVGLDMGCLMNIAGNLRYRGKPVRVMHLAELLYEGVSAVESR; from the coding sequence ATGAAGGTTTCTTTATTTATTACGTGTTTGAGCGACGCGATCTATCCGCGCGTGGGCGAAGCGATGGTGCGGCTGCTCGCGAAGTACGGCGTGGCGGTCGACTTCCCCGCGTCGCAGACGTGCTGCGGCCAGCCCGCGTTCAACAGCGGTTATTGGGACGAGGCGCGCGCCTCGGCGAAGACGCTCGTCGAAGCGTTCGACGACAGCGACTTCGTCGTATCCCCGTCGGGCTCTTGCACCGGCATGATCCATCATTATTTTCCGAAGCTGTTCCAAGACGACCCCGCGATGCTCGCGAAAGCGAACGCGCTCGCGGCGAAGACGTACGAGTTCACGCAGTTTCTCGTGCAGGTGCTCGGCGTCGAGGACGTCGGCGCGTCGTTCCCGCACAAGGTGACGTATCACCCGTCGTGCCACGGCAGCCGCCTGCTCGGCATCAAGAACGAGCCGGCGACGCTGATGGCGAACGTGCGCGGGATGGAGCTGGTGCCGCTGCCGTTCGCGGAGGATTGCTGCGGCTTCGGCGGCACGTTCGCGATCAAGATGTGCGACATCTCCGGCGCGATGGTGTCGGAGAAGGCGGACCATGTGCTCGAGACCGAAGCGGAAGTGCTCGTCGGCCTCGACATGGGCTGTTTGATGAACATCGCGGGCAACTTGCGCTACCGCGGCAAGCCGGTGCGCGTCATGCATCTGGCGGAGCTGCTCTACGAGGGGGTGTCGGCCGTTGAGTCACGCTAA
- a CDS encoding M23 family metallopeptidase, whose translation MIPHRWTKKLTFLIIPEANRQVRRLQFSAVWLYILPPAALLLSASAAVLVQTQSAALQANGDMKAEWSAERAALGRTLEAKNTEIAKLQDEVVRLSQEAETFSAKMAELQSLEREILSLTEADAGTPAAQANRANETAAGLSVPAGSAVGGQYDPVDTEEALRLSQTTHGEFEAMSVEAERLEGALQEALQEAEKLALLRRGTPSIFPTTSTTVTSSFGYRKDPFTRRSAYHKGIDFGGDVGDPIFATADGQVTRTGYDRAMGNYIYVKHGNGFETVYMHLSKSLVAKGQRVKKGDRIGKLGSTGRSTGPHLHYEVHKNGEPINPKRYFSSKEG comes from the coding sequence ATGATTCCCCACCGATGGACCAAGAAGCTAACGTTTTTGATCATTCCCGAAGCGAACCGGCAGGTGCGGCGGCTGCAATTTTCCGCCGTCTGGCTCTATATCTTGCCCCCCGCCGCGCTCCTGTTGAGCGCATCCGCGGCGGTATTGGTTCAGACCCAGTCTGCGGCGCTTCAGGCGAACGGCGACATGAAGGCGGAATGGTCGGCCGAACGGGCCGCGCTCGGACGAACCTTGGAAGCGAAAAATACGGAGATCGCGAAGCTTCAGGACGAAGTCGTCCGATTGTCGCAAGAAGCGGAGACGTTCTCCGCGAAGATGGCGGAGCTGCAATCGCTCGAACGCGAAATTTTATCCTTGACCGAAGCGGACGCCGGGACGCCCGCCGCGCAAGCGAACCGTGCGAACGAAACCGCCGCCGGACTTTCCGTCCCCGCCGGGTCGGCCGTCGGCGGTCAATACGACCCCGTCGACACCGAGGAGGCGCTTCGACTGTCGCAGACGACGCACGGCGAATTCGAGGCGATGTCCGTCGAAGCCGAACGGCTCGAAGGCGCGCTGCAAGAAGCGCTGCAGGAGGCCGAGAAGCTCGCGCTCCTGCGCCGCGGCACCCCTTCGATCTTCCCGACGACCTCGACGACGGTGACGTCCTCGTTCGGATACCGCAAGGACCCGTTCACCCGCCGCAGCGCGTACCACAAGGGCATCGACTTCGGCGGCGACGTCGGCGATCCGATCTTCGCGACGGCGGACGGCCAAGTGACCCGCACCGGGTACGATCGCGCCATGGGTAACTATATTTATGTGAAACACGGCAACGGCTTCGAGACGGTCTACATGCACCTGTCGAAGTCGCTCGTCGCGAAGGGGCAGCGCGTGAAGAAGGGCGACCGCATCGGCAAGCTCGGCTCGACCGGCCGCAGCACCGGCCCGCATCTGCATTACGAGGTACATAAGAACGGCGAACCGATCAATCCGAAACGATATTTCTCCAGTAAGGAAGGATGA
- a CDS encoding bactofilin family protein, producing the protein MFKSKRVDVSATDTLIGEGSTFEGKIASDTSLRVEGRMIGDIECGGDVAIGEDGKATSNIDARNVVIAGVVHGNVLARGTLTLTGTGRLYGDASADSLVVAEGAVFQGMCKMEGKAAAKEAEKPQEQPSYAQQGGDYSSTAV; encoded by the coding sequence ATGTTTAAGTCCAAACGCGTCGACGTGAGCGCGACCGATACGTTGATCGGCGAAGGCAGCACGTTCGAAGGAAAGATTGCATCCGATACAAGCCTCCGGGTCGAGGGCCGGATGATCGGCGACATCGAGTGCGGCGGCGACGTCGCGATCGGCGAGGACGGCAAGGCGACGTCGAACATCGACGCGCGCAACGTCGTGATCGCGGGCGTCGTGCACGGCAACGTTCTCGCCCGAGGCACCTTGACGCTGACCGGCACCGGCCGGCTGTACGGCGACGCGTCGGCCGACTCGCTCGTCGTAGCCGAAGGCGCCGTGTTCCAAGGCATGTGCAAGATGGAAGGCAAGGCGGCCGCCAAGGAAGCGGAGAAGCCGCAGGAACAACCGAGCTACGCGCAGCAAGGCGGCGATTACAGCTCGACGGCGGTATAG
- a CDS encoding LutB/LldF family L-lactate oxidation iron-sulfur protein, whose translation MSHANAHGSTVKERADVALNDEFLRKAVKFTTERLRNGKKAASEEHGNWDEWRERGRQIRLHTIAHLDYYLNTFIENARANGVHIHFADTAAEAVEISLAIAKNVGARSVVKSKSMVSEELHLNAALEGIGVESIETDLGEYIIQLANETPSHIIIPAIHKNRYQIAELLSKDAGETLEPETKILAGFVRKKLREKFLEADIGMTGCNFAIAESGSMVLFENEGNARMVTTVPKTQITLMGMERIIPTWDDLEVMATLLPRSATGQRLTVYMSGITGPRRTDDGDGPEEMHIVIVDNGRSLQLGDPEFQELLNCIRCGACLNACPVYRHIGGHAYGGTYSGPIGAVLTPALQKNVAEWDDIANASSLCGACYEACPVKIPLHDMLVYLRRRKVQAGAGDPLEKAGMKGFQIVMTNASRFRGVLKLAKLGQPLVARDGYIKAKIGPLAGWNSYRHLPALPSDSFRDRWTTLYGELQAEAGSKSEDARRRMEAALAKRKREGGHGHD comes from the coding sequence TTGAGTCACGCTAACGCACATGGGTCGACCGTCAAGGAACGCGCGGACGTCGCGCTGAACGACGAGTTTTTGCGCAAGGCGGTCAAGTTTACGACGGAGCGGCTGCGCAACGGGAAGAAGGCGGCGTCCGAGGAGCACGGCAATTGGGACGAATGGCGCGAGCGCGGCCGGCAAATCCGTCTGCATACGATCGCTCATTTGGATTACTATTTGAATACGTTCATCGAAAATGCCCGCGCCAACGGCGTCCATATCCACTTCGCGGATACGGCGGCGGAGGCGGTCGAGATTTCGCTCGCCATCGCGAAGAACGTCGGCGCGCGCTCCGTCGTCAAGTCGAAGTCGATGGTGAGCGAGGAGCTTCACTTGAATGCGGCGTTAGAGGGGATCGGCGTCGAGTCGATCGAGACGGACCTCGGCGAGTATATCATTCAGCTTGCCAACGAGACGCCGTCGCACATTATCATTCCTGCGATTCATAAGAACCGCTATCAGATCGCGGAGCTGCTGTCGAAGGACGCGGGCGAGACGCTGGAGCCGGAGACGAAAATATTGGCGGGCTTCGTGCGCAAGAAGCTGCGGGAGAAGTTCCTCGAGGCGGACATCGGCATGACGGGCTGCAACTTCGCGATCGCGGAGAGCGGGTCGATGGTCCTGTTCGAAAACGAAGGCAACGCCCGCATGGTCACCACGGTGCCGAAAACCCAAATTACGCTGATGGGCATGGAGCGCATCATCCCGACGTGGGACGATCTCGAGGTGATGGCGACGCTGCTGCCGCGTTCGGCGACGGGGCAGCGATTGACCGTCTACATGTCCGGCATTACCGGACCGCGGCGTACGGACGACGGCGACGGGCCGGAAGAGATGCACATCGTCATCGTCGACAACGGCCGTTCGCTGCAGCTCGGCGACCCGGAGTTCCAGGAGCTGCTCAATTGCATTCGCTGCGGCGCCTGCCTCAACGCTTGCCCGGTGTACCGCCACATCGGCGGACACGCGTACGGCGGCACGTACAGCGGCCCGATCGGCGCGGTGCTGACGCCGGCGCTGCAGAAGAACGTCGCCGAATGGGACGACATCGCGAACGCGTCGAGCCTTTGCGGAGCGTGTTACGAGGCGTGCCCGGTCAAAATTCCGCTGCACGACATGCTCGTCTACTTGCGGCGACGCAAGGTGCAGGCAGGGGCCGGCGACCCGCTCGAGAAGGCGGGGATGAAAGGGTTCCAGATCGTCATGACGAACGCCTCCCGGTTCCGCGGCGTGCTGAAGCTCGCGAAGCTCGGGCAGCCGCTCGTCGCGCGGGACGGGTACATTAAGGCGAAGATCGGCCCTCTGGCGGGCTGGAATTCGTACCGGCATCTGCCGGCGCTGCCGAGCGATTCGTTCCGCGACCGCTGGACGACGTTGTACGGCGAGCTGCAAGCGGAGGCGGGATCGAAAAGCGAAGATGCGCGTCGCCGGATGGAAGCGGCGCTCGCCAAGCGGAAACGGGAAGGAGGGCACGGCCATGACTGA
- a CDS encoding FadR/GntR family transcriptional regulator — protein sequence MDIAKLSKRNHYEHITEQLKRLIVDGELKPGDKLPSTKELSERFGVGRSTMREALSALKAMGLIDVRQGGASTVLAPPAPGLESLESLVLNKRTILDLLEARQSFEIANAGLAARKRTEDDLAAFRVILDDMRVSLGDEEAGERTDLAFHRQLAAATRNSVLPTLFEAVSSQMELAIRETRRAELYANRSVSDRLYLEHVAIFEAVERGDPPGAESRMREHLEHVESILMKHLQLLRKYGEK from the coding sequence ATGGACATCGCGAAGCTGTCGAAGCGGAACCACTACGAGCATATCACGGAGCAGCTGAAGCGGCTGATCGTGGACGGGGAGCTGAAGCCCGGCGACAAGCTGCCGTCGACGAAGGAGCTGTCGGAGCGGTTCGGCGTCGGACGGTCCACGATGCGAGAGGCGCTCAGCGCGCTGAAGGCGATGGGGCTGATCGACGTCCGGCAGGGCGGGGCGAGCACGGTGCTCGCCCCGCCGGCGCCGGGGCTCGAGAGCCTCGAAAGCCTGGTTCTCAATAAGCGCACGATTCTCGATTTGCTGGAGGCGCGGCAGTCGTTCGAAATCGCCAACGCGGGGCTCGCCGCGCGCAAGCGAACGGAGGACGATCTCGCCGCCTTCCGGGTCATCTTGGACGACATGCGCGTCTCTCTCGGCGACGAAGAAGCCGGCGAGCGCACCGACCTCGCGTTCCACCGCCAGCTGGCGGCGGCGACGCGCAACTCGGTGCTGCCGACGCTGTTCGAGGCGGTCTCCTCGCAGATGGAGCTGGCGATCCGCGAGACGCGGCGGGCGGAGCTGTACGCGAACCGTTCCGTGTCGGATCGGCTGTACCTCGAGCACGTCGCCATCTTCGAAGCGGTCGAGCGCGGCGATCCGCCGGGCGCGGAAAGCCGCATGCGAGAGCATCTCGAGCACGTCGAGAGCATCTTAATGAAACATCTGCAACTCCTACGAAAGTATGGGGAAAAATAG
- a CDS encoding LutC/YkgG family protein produces MTDDVLKRLEARSIAKQSEFIGNIASRLGRVGKTASPPKHPFKGAPAFWNEFDLPLEERVSLFSDNWGKAGGHVVRHGSMEDAKAWIAAKANELGAKLVLRQNQPELNALAIEAELPDARVVVWDEAPKADRLAVAAGADIGLVVVDHAVAYTGSLVAKSSARKGRSVSLLPTVLFAIVPLDRMVTRLGEVLRPLDATPREALPAGVHFISGPSRSADIENDLTIGVHGPGVVYAILVG; encoded by the coding sequence ATGACTGACGATGTATTGAAGCGGCTCGAGGCGCGGTCGATCGCCAAGCAATCGGAGTTTATCGGCAATATCGCGAGCCGGCTCGGCCGCGTCGGGAAAACCGCTTCGCCGCCGAAGCATCCGTTCAAGGGCGCGCCGGCGTTCTGGAACGAGTTCGACCTGCCGCTCGAGGAGCGGGTCTCGTTGTTCTCGGACAATTGGGGCAAGGCCGGCGGCCATGTCGTGCGCCACGGCTCCATGGAGGACGCGAAGGCGTGGATCGCGGCGAAGGCGAACGAGCTCGGGGCGAAGCTGGTGCTCCGGCAAAACCAGCCGGAGCTGAACGCGCTCGCCATCGAAGCGGAGCTGCCGGACGCGCGCGTCGTCGTCTGGGACGAAGCGCCGAAGGCGGACCGGCTCGCGGTCGCGGCCGGCGCCGACATCGGCCTCGTCGTCGTCGACCATGCGGTCGCTTACACCGGCTCGCTCGTCGCGAAGTCGTCGGCGCGGAAGGGCCGCTCCGTCAGCCTGCTGCCGACGGTGCTGTTCGCGATCGTTCCGCTGGATCGTATGGTAACGCGCCTCGGCGAAGTGCTGCGACCGCTCGACGCGACGCCGCGCGAGGCGCTCCCGGCCGGCGTGCATTTCATCTCCGGTCCGAGCCGCTCGGCCGACATCGAGAACGACCTGACGATCGGCGTCCACGGCCCCGGCGTCGTGTACGCGATTCTGGTAGGATAG
- the cls gene encoding cardiolipin synthase, whose protein sequence is MIWLTSILLLFIFQIGTVLFVEFRRPSKAIAWLSIMFMLPIVGLFVYYFIAREYRQRTKVKRRERETVEEANRHRLPPNARALERITDFPNPSMHEEKRLYGLLRSFPDATLTMRNDTTVFASAQETYRLMLEDIERAKDHIHMLYYIWNDDGYGRKFHDALIRKALEGVEVRIIYDGIGAYSTPKGFWNSLRAAGGHVHCFLPAVIALFDKRLNYRNHRKITVVDGLIGYVGGINIGDEYTGKDKKLGYWRDTSVRIMGDAVYELQRVFAKDWQFVCGERLPYAERFFPKHPVTAKDTVQIVPSGPDSNWNTILEMYFTAICSAKERIFVTSPYLIPDRSLLMALKTAALAGVDVRIVIPGVADSKVTLWASLSFVEELLQTGVRIYRYCKGFMHAKIIVVDDHFATTGTANMDLRSFYDNFEINAAFFDERIVARFASDVLTDISESEEIRLDAFAKRGKLQIAKEALGRLISPLL, encoded by the coding sequence ATGATCTGGTTGACGTCGATCTTGCTTCTGTTCATTTTCCAAATCGGTACCGTTCTGTTCGTAGAGTTCAGGCGCCCGTCCAAAGCGATCGCCTGGTTGTCCATTATGTTCATGCTCCCGATCGTCGGCCTATTCGTGTATTATTTCATAGCTCGGGAGTATCGGCAGCGTACGAAGGTGAAGCGCAGGGAGCGGGAGACGGTAGAGGAAGCGAATCGTCACCGGCTGCCGCCGAACGCTCGCGCGCTGGAACGGATTACGGACTTCCCGAATCCGTCCATGCATGAGGAGAAACGGCTGTACGGCTTGCTGCGCAGCTTTCCCGACGCGACGCTGACGATGCGCAACGACACGACGGTGTTCGCGTCCGCGCAGGAGACGTACCGCCTCATGCTCGAGGACATCGAGCGGGCGAAAGATCACATACATATGCTGTATTACATATGGAACGACGACGGGTACGGACGGAAATTTCACGACGCGTTGATCCGCAAGGCGCTGGAGGGCGTCGAGGTGCGCATTATTTACGACGGGATCGGCGCGTATTCGACCCCGAAAGGGTTTTGGAACAGCTTGCGGGCGGCGGGGGGACATGTCCATTGCTTCCTGCCCGCGGTGATCGCCTTGTTCGACAAGCGGTTGAATTACCGAAACCACCGGAAAATTACCGTGGTGGACGGTTTGATCGGCTACGTGGGCGGCATCAATATCGGGGACGAATATACGGGTAAGGACAAGAAGCTCGGGTACTGGCGGGATACCTCCGTACGAATTATGGGGGATGCCGTGTACGAGCTGCAGCGCGTGTTCGCGAAAGATTGGCAGTTCGTGTGCGGCGAGAGGCTGCCGTATGCGGAGCGGTTCTTTCCGAAGCATCCGGTCACGGCGAAGGATACGGTGCAGATCGTGCCGAGCGGCCCGGATTCGAATTGGAACACGATTTTGGAGATGTACTTCACGGCGATTTGCAGCGCCAAGGAAAGGATCTTCGTGACGTCGCCGTATCTGATCCCCGACCGCAGCTTGCTGATGGCGCTGAAGACGGCGGCGCTCGCGGGCGTCGACGTGCGCATCGTCATTCCGGGCGTCGCCGATTCGAAGGTGACGTTATGGGCTTCGTTGTCGTTCGTCGAAGAGCTGCTGCAGACCGGCGTCCGCATCTACCGGTACTGCAAGGGGTTCATGCACGCGAAGATTATCGTCGTGGACGACCACTTCGCTACGACGGGGACGGCGAATATGGACTTGAGAAGTTTCTATGATAATTTCGAAATTAACGCCGCGTTCTTCGACGAGAGGATCGTCGCGCGGTTCGCGAGCGACGTGCTGACCGACATCTCCGAGAGCGAGGAGATTCGGCTCGATGCGTTCGCGAAGCGGGGGAAGCTGCAGATCGCCAAGGAGGCGCTCGGCCGGCTGATTTCGCCGCTGTTGTAG
- a CDS encoding YitT family protein yields the protein MSTEVKAAVQPQAAAQHNKLSKAKVLRRALFLTLGAAFMAVGLEIFLVPNNIIDGGIVGISIIASHISQIPLGVFLMLLNLPFLFVGYKQIGKTFAVSTLYAVAIMSIGTYYLHPIPPITIDPLLAAVFGGIILGIGVGLVIRSGGSLDGTEIVAILFSKKTAFSVGEIVMFLNLFILGSAGFVFGWDRAMYSLIAYFIAFKMIDITIEGFDESRAVWIISENHDLIGSSIMQRLGRGVTYLNGEGAFTGGAKKVIFCVVTRLEEAKLKTIVDELDPAAFLAVGNIHDVKGGRFKKKDIH from the coding sequence ATGAGCACAGAGGTGAAAGCGGCCGTACAGCCGCAAGCTGCCGCGCAGCATAACAAGCTTTCCAAGGCGAAGGTGCTTCGGAGAGCGTTGTTTCTTACGCTGGGCGCAGCTTTCATGGCCGTCGGCCTCGAAATTTTCCTCGTCCCGAACAACATCATCGACGGAGGCATCGTCGGCATCTCGATCATCGCCTCCCACATATCGCAAATTCCGCTCGGCGTCTTCTTGATGCTGCTCAACCTTCCGTTCTTATTCGTCGGTTACAAACAGATCGGCAAGACGTTCGCCGTCTCCACGCTGTACGCCGTCGCGATTATGTCCATCGGCACCTACTATCTGCACCCGATCCCCCCGATCACGATCGATCCGCTGCTGGCGGCCGTCTTCGGCGGCATTATTCTCGGCATCGGCGTCGGCCTCGTCATCCGCTCGGGCGGCTCGCTCGACGGCACGGAAATCGTCGCCATCTTGTTCAGCAAGAAGACGGCCTTCTCCGTCGGCGAAATCGTCATGTTCCTGAACCTGTTCATCCTCGGCAGCGCCGGCTTCGTCTTCGGCTGGGATCGCGCCATGTACTCGCTGATCGCGTATTTCATCGCCTTCAAGATGATCGACATTACGATCGAGGGCTTCGACGAGTCCCGGGCGGTGTGGATCATCAGCGAAAACCACGATCTGATCGGCAGCTCGATCATGCAGCGCCTCGGCCGCGGCGTCACGTATTTGAACGGCGAAGGCGCGTTCACCGGCGGCGCGAAGAAGGTCATCTTCTGCGTCGTCACCCGTCTGGAGGAAGCGAAGCTGAAGACGATCGTCGACGAGCTCGATCCCGCGGCGTTCCTGGCCGTCGGCAACATCCATGACGTGAAGGGCGGCCGGTTCAAGAAAAAGGACATCCACTAA